The Ziziphus jujuba cultivar Dongzao chromosome 1, ASM3175591v1 genome segment ATTAAGTTTTGGAAAATGATGGGGGACGAGTACTGCTTTGGTGCACCTTGATGCCTTGGTGCGCACCACATGTGAATTAATTGAATTGGACCCTTTTGACGGCTGGATAGTTGAGTGTCTCACAGTTTGAGGCGAGATTTTTGCCTTTTCGTTACGACATGTCGTATAACTTGAATTATTACCTTTAATTTTCTTCCCAATATTTGTGTTCCAATAATTCTTGATTTCATTGTCTGTTCGGCCTGGAAGCCGCCCAGCTATCAAAGACCATCTGCATTATACACAcatatagaataatataaaatacagtAGAACTAagtgataatgataataataaaactaagcgaatatttaatacataattaaattaattataaattaaacctGTTGCCCAAGAGTTTGTGAAGTCTGATAATTAGCTCCTCTTCATCACGGCTAATGTTTCCTCTCTTTATATCAGGGCGAAGATAATTCAACCATCGTAGCCGGCAACTTTTCCCACATCGCTTTAAccctgaatatatatatatatatataaaccatttttaatttcttacttaATTAGTCCTACTATAGTGACTTACAGTAGTGGGCTTGCACGGTTACCATATTATCACCATAGTGTATGGAGAAAAAGAAGGcaggaaataataaaaagatgaaattagctctctctctctctatatatatatatgtagatcaGTATAACTAACCTGCTCTTTTGGGAAGGTTTCTCCATTTGCCTTCACCATAGATTCGAATGTGGTCAGTGAGAATTTTGTCTTCCATAGCGGTCCATGCTCCTCTATTTAAGCCTTCCTTTGAACAACAAGGACTCCTTCccatcactctctctctctactggttttctaattttgttttaagactgagagagagagagagagagagtgaagcAAAGTCTTTATTCTGAAGTTTTAGGTCTTCTAGTTGTTTCCTATATATACTACAAGCATC includes the following:
- the LOC107403286 gene encoding transcription factor MYB1 is translated as MGRSPCCSKEGLNRGAWTAMEDKILTDHIRIYGEGKWRNLPKRAGLKRCGKSCRLRWLNYLRPDIKRGNISRDEEELIIRLHKLLGNRWSLIAGRLPGRTDNEIKNYWNTNIGKKIKGNNSSYTTCRNEKAKISPQTVRHSTIQPSKGSNSINSHVVRTKASRCTKAVLVPHHFPKLNQIDNHDHDDTNGKPAPVFPPPCVDIDQANHDQGVVDLQPSSLALLSDENNSSEFMMDFELDENFLSDFPSNIDFLHLTYNLDNGGEDDNNIDIATTSSEFETGQSSSPKSDHHQNLLFSQDHMLYEVDLESTTSVVDPHVFDWLQD